In the Acanthopagrus latus isolate v.2019 chromosome 23, fAcaLat1.1, whole genome shotgun sequence genome, one interval contains:
- the LOC119013561 gene encoding uncharacterized protein LOC119013561 — protein sequence MSQASIMAAADQLLELMFSWIEEGVHCAELLEKLANKLESVRKKCCLAELVGIIAQVLAAVCKILANILILLQPASQAAPVLVAIEKALRCVSCFITATAEVVQHSSFYFILREAEETVEKINTCTETIHRQLKQLRLQVKKKFLSVGSDDVDRHVVMEIVRAVARRSGLKLEDDVSAGFYFNADQKTVNIKQSCEELYSAAAAAKEKAVNIYQFYSSITGETGFTASDARREAVTGGCELIMAGRQGINKWYEMYKVSEVSQSLTDAADAIREMCRTQRKQFDVIRRNLEKMDRGRRQTQRRKSAAYLIVAAILFCLCLTYYFKLIW from the exons ATGTCTCAAGCCTCCATCATGGCTGCAGCGgaccagctgctggagctgatgtTCTCCTGGATCGAGGAGGGAGTTCACTGTgcggagctgctggagaaactGGCCAACAAGCTCGAGTCGGTCAGGAAGAAATGCTGCTTGGCAGAATTGGTTGGCATCATAGCGCAGGTGTTGGCAGCTGTGTGTAAGATCCTGGCTAACATCCTGATCCTTTTACAACCTGCCAGTCAAGCTGCTCCAGTTCTAGTAGCCATAGAAAAAGCACTTCGATGTGTAAGTTGCTTCATTACGGCCACTGCTGAGGTTGTTCAGCACAGTTCGTTCTACTTCATCCTGAGAGAGGCGGAGGAGACAGTAGAGAAGATCAACACGTGTACAGAAACAATCCACAGACAGCTCAAGCAGCTGAGGTTGCAGGTGAAGAAGAAGTTTCTCTCTGTAGGTTCAGATGATGTCGACCGACACGTCGTGATGGAAATAGTGAGAGCCGTGGCGAGACGCAGTGGACTGAAGCTGGAAGATGATGTCAGCGCAGGGTTTTACTTTAATGCAGATCAGAAAACCGTAAACATCAAGCAGAGCTGCGAGGAGCTttattctgcagcagctgcagcaaaagAGAAAGCTGTTAATATTTACCAGTTTTACTCATCGATTACTGGAGAAACAGGATTCACAGCCAGCGACGCACGACGTGAG gcGGTGACAGGAGGCTGTGAACTGATCATGGCTGGTCGTCAGGGGATCAACAAATGGTACGAGATGTACAAAGTGTCTGAAGTGAGCCAATCACTGACGGATGCTGCGGACGCCATTCGAGAGATGTGTCGGACGCAGAGGAAGCAGTTTGACGTCATCAG GAGGAACCTGGAGAAGATGGACAGAGGACGGAGACAGACGCAGAGGAGAAAGTCTGCTGCGTATTTGATTGTGGCAGCAatacttttctgtttgtgtttgacttaTTACTTTAAATTAATATGGTAA